One genomic segment of Trichocoleus sp. includes these proteins:
- a CDS encoding photosystem II reaction center protein J: MLQSGRIPLWVVATIAGTGVLVVVGLFFYGAYAGLGSSI; encoded by the coding sequence ATGTTGCAATCAGGCAGAATTCCGCTGTGGGTTGTCGCGACGATCGCAGGTACAGGTGTGCTGGTCGTTGTCGGTCTATTTTTCTATGGTGCTTACGCAGGACTCGGCTCTTCGATCTAA
- a CDS encoding SpoIID/LytB domain-containing protein gives MTLKDAVPQTSLARSSQSKSQSSSQSPSHLGQWVKLLLHQGKRSWWMGLLFWLMAMAPAQAELELRVAIEQDVSQVKVGSSTDAILRDGSGRVLAQIPGMNAVLAAKKDGQIEVNQLEASQLWVEPKQEDGFVFIGDKWYRGRTLVVPTAGGLTAVNYVDLEHYLYSVVGSEMPPSWSLEALKAQAVAARSYALYQRQNSANAVFDVGDTTQWQVYKGLEEETPSTRAAVDTTQGQVLTYSGQIINAVFHSCAGGFTENVEDVWSNPLPYLRGVPSPDQDMQGCKWEPLTLSADELSQKLGYDGTIYSVQVQRHPHGRVIALQIEGSAGTKTIEGEDVREELGLRSTLFSIESITGRVATTGNLPASPTRFQISGSGFGHGVGMSQYGAYGLAQQGWNYQQIVTHYFTGAQLARMQVR, from the coding sequence ATGACATTGAAAGATGCGGTACCCCAAACTTCGCTTGCCCGATCGTCTCAATCCAAATCTCAATCTAGTTCTCAATCACCATCCCATTTGGGGCAATGGGTGAAGTTGTTGCTGCATCAGGGGAAACGTTCCTGGTGGATGGGGCTGCTGTTCTGGCTGATGGCAATGGCTCCGGCACAGGCTGAGTTGGAATTGCGAGTGGCGATCGAACAAGATGTGAGCCAGGTGAAGGTGGGTAGCTCCACAGATGCCATTTTACGAGACGGTTCAGGACGAGTGCTGGCTCAAATTCCGGGGATGAATGCGGTTCTGGCAGCAAAAAAAGACGGGCAGATTGAGGTCAACCAGCTAGAAGCCAGCCAGCTTTGGGTGGAGCCGAAGCAAGAAGATGGGTTCGTGTTTATTGGTGACAAATGGTATCGGGGTCGAACGCTCGTTGTGCCGACTGCAGGTGGACTGACTGCGGTCAATTATGTGGATCTGGAACACTATCTCTACAGCGTTGTTGGTTCCGAGATGCCACCCAGTTGGAGCCTGGAGGCACTAAAAGCTCAAGCAGTTGCGGCGCGTTCCTATGCACTCTATCAGCGCCAGAATAGTGCAAATGCTGTATTTGATGTAGGCGACACGACCCAATGGCAGGTTTACAAGGGTTTAGAAGAAGAAACGCCAAGCACCCGTGCTGCTGTAGATACAACCCAGGGACAGGTCTTGACCTATAGCGGGCAGATCATTAATGCCGTATTTCATTCTTGCGCTGGGGGCTTCACAGAGAATGTTGAGGATGTCTGGTCGAATCCTTTGCCCTACCTGAGAGGCGTTCCCAGTCCTGATCAAGATATGCAGGGCTGCAAGTGGGAGCCGCTAACTTTAAGCGCAGATGAACTGAGCCAGAAGCTTGGCTACGACGGCACGATCTACTCCGTCCAGGTTCAGCGTCACCCGCATGGACGGGTCATTGCTCTCCAAATTGAGGGAAGTGCCGGAACCAAAACGATCGAAGGAGAAGATGTCCGGGAAGAACTGGGCTTGCGAAGCACCTTGTTTTCGATCGAATCGATTACCGGAAGAGTTGCTACGACAGGGAATTTACCCGCCTCTCCAACCCGGTTTCAGATCTCTGGCAGTGGCTTTGGACATGGTGTTGGCATGAGCCAGTATGGAGCTTATGGCTTGGCGCAGCAGGGCTGGAACTATCAGCAGATTGTGACGCACTACTTTACGGGAGCGCAACTGGCGCGGATGCAAGTGAGGTAG
- a CDS encoding ATP-dependent DNA helicase RecQ: MPYSADWEQVRSTFQCIWGYSDFRSPQGEIVQSLLSKQDALVVMPTGGGKSICFQLPALLQTGLTLVVSPLVALMENQVQELCDRRLPAALLHSELPNQQRRQILWALEQQKLRLLYVSPETLLSPPVWERLCQPDLRINGLILDEAHCLVQWGDTFRPAYRRLGAIRPALLQTKPPGTQIPIAAFTATADPQAQQIIQSVLQLRDPQIFLASLYRPNLHLSVQTAWSPRGRKQRLLQLMRKRPGQAGLVYVRTRRDAEALADELTQSGFKTAAYHAGLSPQERRSIEAAWIRGNMPFVVCTSAFGMGINKPDVRWVIHFHAPLLLSEYVQEVGRAGRDGKPSEALTLISEPTGWLDPADRQRQTYFQSQIHKQQQLAQQLIRQLPPEGNITTVSRTIKDSPIALSLLHSTGQLEWRDPFNYQIHPDKPTKTAPQTSATQQMSRYLTHTTCRWQFLLSSFGFTEEAAQLNRCGHCDRCSRKP, encoded by the coding sequence ATGCCTTACTCAGCCGATTGGGAACAGGTTCGATCGACTTTTCAGTGCATCTGGGGCTACTCCGACTTTCGATCGCCACAAGGAGAAATTGTCCAAAGCCTGCTGTCAAAACAAGATGCACTGGTGGTCATGCCAACGGGAGGCGGCAAATCCATTTGTTTTCAATTGCCTGCCTTGCTCCAGACGGGTCTAACACTGGTAGTTTCTCCATTGGTGGCGCTGATGGAAAATCAGGTACAGGAATTATGCGATCGTCGCCTTCCTGCGGCTCTATTACACAGCGAACTCCCAAACCAGCAACGCCGCCAAATCCTTTGGGCACTGGAGCAGCAAAAACTTCGGTTACTCTATGTCTCGCCAGAAACGCTCTTAAGCCCGCCAGTTTGGGAGCGGCTTTGTCAGCCCGATCTGCGGATCAATGGCTTGATTTTGGATGAAGCGCACTGCCTAGTGCAATGGGGAGATACCTTCCGTCCGGCATACCGTCGTTTAGGGGCAATTCGTCCGGCACTGCTGCAAACCAAACCGCCCGGAACCCAAATACCGATCGCCGCCTTCACTGCCACGGCTGATCCTCAAGCACAGCAAATCATTCAATCTGTCCTACAACTCCGTGACCCGCAAATCTTTCTTGCCAGTCTCTATCGCCCTAACCTGCATCTCTCAGTCCAAACTGCCTGGTCACCCAGAGGCAGAAAACAGAGATTGCTGCAATTGATGAGGAAAAGACCCGGTCAAGCAGGTTTGGTTTATGTGCGAACCCGCCGCGATGCCGAAGCTCTGGCAGATGAGTTAACGCAATCTGGCTTCAAAACAGCCGCCTATCATGCCGGACTCAGCCCCCAAGAGCGTCGATCGATTGAAGCAGCCTGGATTCGCGGTAACATGCCCTTTGTCGTTTGCACCTCAGCTTTCGGGATGGGCATCAATAAACCGGATGTGCGTTGGGTCATTCACTTTCACGCGCCATTGCTCCTATCAGAATATGTGCAGGAAGTTGGACGCGCCGGACGAGACGGAAAACCTTCGGAAGCACTCACCCTCATCAGCGAACCTACTGGATGGCTTGATCCTGCCGATCGCCAACGCCAGACATACTTTCAGAGCCAGATTCACAAGCAGCAGCAGCTTGCCCAACAACTGATTCGCCAGCTTCCCCCGGAGGGCAATATCACAACCGTGAGCCGAACCATCAAGGACAGCCCGATCGCCCTTTCCCTGCTGCACAGCACCGGACAGCTCGAATGGCGTGACCCCTTCAACTACCAGATCCATCCCGACAAGCCTACCAAAACTGCCCCGCAAACGAGTGCCACTCAGCAAATGAGCCGTTACCTCACCCACACAACCTGTCGCTGGCAATTTTTGTTAAGCTCATTCGGATTCACAGAAGAGGCAGCCCAGTTGAACCGCTGCGGACACTGCGATCGATGCAGCCGCAAGCCCTAA
- the psbE gene encoding cytochrome b559 subunit alpha yields MAGTTGERPFSDIVTSIRYWVIHSITIPALFVAGWLFISTGLAYDVFGTPRPNEYYSQTRQELPIVSDRFEGKQQINQFLQEK; encoded by the coding sequence ATGGCAGGTACTACTGGAGAGCGTCCGTTTTCGGACATTGTAACCAGCATTCGTTACTGGGTAATTCACAGCATCACAATTCCGGCACTCTTTGTTGCGGGTTGGCTGTTTATTAGCACTGGTTTGGCATACGATGTGTTTGGCACGCCCAGACCCAACGAGTATTACAGTCAAACGCGCCAAGAATTACCCATTGTGAGCGATCGTTTTGAAGGGAAACAGCAGATCAATCAGTTTCTACAAGAAAAATAG
- a CDS encoding photosystem II reaction center protein L, protein MAPLDRSSNPNKQPVELNRTSLYLGLLLVFVLGILFSSYFFN, encoded by the coding sequence ATGGCACCTTTAGATCGTTCTTCTAATCCAAATAAGCAGCCGGTCGAGTTGAACCGAACTTCACTCTATCTAGGCTTGCTGCTTGTTTTTGTTCTGGGGATTTTGTTCTCCAGCTATTTCTTCAACTAA
- the lspA gene encoding signal peptidase II, producing MRLKNPTFWVAALVGLILDQVTKFWILQSFELNQTVPLLPGVFHLTFVTNKGAAFSLFSERGEWLRWLSLAVSLGLIALGWFSARMNRWEQIGYGSILAGALGNGIDRFLRNEVVDFLDFRLIQFPVFNIADICINVGIICLLIAAFQRPPQSNGYSKRKDN from the coding sequence ATGAGACTGAAGAATCCGACTTTCTGGGTTGCCGCATTGGTAGGGCTGATTCTCGATCAGGTGACAAAGTTTTGGATACTCCAATCCTTTGAACTTAATCAAACCGTTCCCCTGCTCCCAGGAGTGTTTCACCTTACCTTTGTCACCAATAAAGGGGCAGCGTTTAGCCTCTTTAGTGAGCGTGGTGAATGGCTACGTTGGCTGTCTCTGGCAGTGAGTTTAGGGTTGATTGCCCTGGGCTGGTTCAGCGCCCGGATGAATCGCTGGGAGCAAATCGGCTATGGCAGTATTCTGGCAGGTGCATTGGGAAATGGCATCGATCGCTTCCTCCGCAATGAAGTCGTCGATTTTCTAGATTTCCGCCTCATCCAATTTCCCGTTTTCAACATTGCAGACATTTGCATCAACGTTGGAATTATCTGTCTCCTGATTGCTGCCTTTCAAAGACCGCCCCAGTCCAATGGGTACTCGAAGCGGAAGGATAATTGA
- a CDS encoding ribonuclease Z translates to MQITFLGTSSGVPTRSRNVSSLALRLPQRAEVWLFDCGEGTQHQILRSDLKISQITRIFVTHMHGDHTYGLMGLLASCGLAGNPTRIDVYGPPKLEDYLKASGRYSQTHFSYPVKVHTVEPGVVFEDEEFTVSCAPLTHRVPAFGYRITEKDKPGRFDVDRATKLGIPSGPLYGRLKRGEAITLPDGRIINGADFCGATQAGRKFVYCTDTIYCENAVELSRDADVLVHEATFAHQDAELAYQRLHSTSTMAAQTALGAGVKQLIMTHFSPRYAPGNSIVLDDLLAEARSIFPNTIMAHDFFTYEIPRRQTEELATVS, encoded by the coding sequence TTGCAAATCACGTTTCTAGGAACCAGTTCAGGTGTGCCGACTCGATCGCGCAACGTTTCCAGTCTTGCTTTGCGATTGCCGCAGCGAGCAGAAGTCTGGCTGTTTGACTGTGGGGAAGGAACGCAGCATCAAATTTTGCGGAGTGACCTGAAGATTAGCCAGATTACGCGGATTTTTGTGACCCACATGCATGGTGACCACACCTATGGATTAATGGGGTTGCTGGCAAGTTGTGGACTGGCAGGAAATCCGACCCGCATCGATGTCTATGGTCCACCTAAATTAGAAGACTACCTCAAGGCATCTGGGCGCTATTCCCAAACTCATTTTTCCTACCCAGTTAAGGTTCACACTGTTGAGCCTGGAGTCGTCTTTGAAGACGAAGAGTTTACAGTAAGCTGTGCCCCACTGACGCATCGTGTCCCTGCTTTTGGCTATCGCATTACAGAGAAAGATAAACCAGGACGGTTTGATGTCGATCGCGCAACAAAACTCGGCATTCCTTCGGGTCCACTCTATGGCAGGTTGAAACGCGGTGAAGCCATTACCTTACCGGATGGACGCATCATTAATGGCGCAGATTTTTGTGGCGCAACGCAAGCCGGACGAAAGTTTGTTTACTGTACAGACACAATTTACTGTGAGAACGCTGTTGAGCTATCGCGTGATGCTGACGTGCTGGTTCACGAAGCCACTTTTGCCCATCAAGATGCAGAACTGGCTTATCAACGACTGCACTCCACTTCAACAATGGCAGCACAAACTGCCCTAGGTGCTGGTGTCAAACAACTGATCATGACGCACTTTAGCCCCCGCTATGCCCCCGGAAACTCGATCGTCCTCGATGATCTCTTGGCTGAAGCACGATCGATTTTTCCAAATACGATCATGGCGCATGATTTTTTCACCTACGAAATTCCTCGACGGCAAACAGAAGAACTGGCGACCGTTTCCTAG
- a CDS encoding rubredoxin — protein sequence MSTEALDPKTLDRYECGACGYVYEPVRGDNTSNISAGTAFTDLPENWRCPVCTARKSRFSNVGPLGNPSGFKENLGYGLGVNTLTPGQKNILIFGGLALGVIFFLSLYGLK from the coding sequence ATGAGTACGGAAGCTCTTGATCCCAAGACCCTCGATCGATACGAATGCGGGGCTTGTGGTTATGTCTATGAACCAGTTCGGGGAGACAATACCAGCAATATTTCAGCGGGTACAGCATTTACCGACCTGCCCGAAAACTGGCGTTGTCCGGTTTGCACTGCACGTAAATCACGATTCAGCAATGTTGGTCCCCTGGGCAACCCCTCTGGGTTTAAGGAGAATTTAGGGTATGGGTTAGGTGTCAATACCCTGACTCCGGGTCAGAAAAACATTCTCATTTTTGGTGGGCTGGCTCTGGGGGTTATCTTTTTCCTCAGCCTGTATGGTTTGAAATAA
- a CDS encoding photosystem I reaction center subunit XI, with amino-acid sequence MTSVPSKANAEVVKPADDPQIGNLATPINSSDFTKALINNLPAYRAGLSAQRRGLEIGMAHGYLLFGPFAFSSQFRNTGVSDIVGLIEAVILVVILTVCLSLYAGVGPQKPISTVTTPKTPLNLEGAEGWSEFAGSFLIGGIGGAAFAYIVYEIFKSGVLETFGNLVQ; translated from the coding sequence ATGACAAGTGTGCCTTCCAAAGCCAATGCAGAGGTGGTCAAGCCTGCGGATGATCCTCAAATTGGAAACCTCGCAACGCCAATCAACTCCTCCGACTTCACCAAAGCGCTGATTAACAATCTGCCCGCCTATCGTGCAGGTTTATCGGCTCAGCGTCGTGGGCTAGAGATTGGTATGGCACATGGCTACCTGCTGTTTGGTCCTTTCGCCTTCAGCAGCCAATTCCGCAACACCGGAGTTTCCGATATTGTGGGGTTGATTGAAGCAGTGATCCTGGTCGTCATTCTGACGGTCTGTCTCTCTCTCTATGCCGGGGTTGGACCTCAAAAACCCATCAGCACCGTCACCACACCCAAAACTCCTCTCAACCTGGAAGGAGCAGAAGGCTGGAGCGAATTCGCTGGAAGCTTCCTGATTGGTGGTATTGGTGGTGCTGCATTTGCGTACATTGTGTACGAAATCTTCAAGTCCGGTGTGTTGGAAACGTTTGGCAACTTAGTCCAGTAA
- a CDS encoding photosynthesis system II assembly factor Ycf48, producing the protein MYSILKPLKQIVIVLVAVLLCSSCTRNYLGSTSANPWKIVSLPTEETIADVAFTGDLNHGWLVGSKETLLETKDGGQSWELRELDLGDGLTYSFSSISFSGNEGWVVGKPSIMLHTTDGGQSWSRVPLSDKLPGAPETIVATDAKTAELATDVGAIYRTKDGGRTWQAMVQDAVGVVRSIDRSPDGKYVAVSARGSFFSTWEPGQDGWQPHNRNSSRRLQNMGFSQDGRLWMLARGGQVQFSQPEATEDWLDPIRPEFATSWGLLDLAYRTPEELWLSGGSGNLMVSYDNGQTWQKDRAVEDVPSNFYKIVFLSPQQGYVLGQRGTLLRYEEPTEAT; encoded by the coding sequence ATGTATTCAATTCTCAAGCCGCTGAAGCAAATTGTAATTGTGCTGGTTGCCGTGCTGCTCTGTAGCAGTTGCACTCGCAACTACCTGGGATCAACCAGTGCGAATCCCTGGAAAATTGTGTCTCTGCCGACAGAAGAAACCATTGCTGATGTTGCCTTCACGGGTGATCTCAATCATGGCTGGCTTGTAGGCAGCAAGGAAACACTTCTGGAAACGAAGGACGGGGGCCAGTCTTGGGAACTGCGCGAGTTGGACTTGGGCGATGGGCTAACCTACAGCTTCTCTTCAATCAGCTTTTCTGGAAATGAAGGTTGGGTTGTAGGGAAGCCAAGCATTATGCTTCACACGACAGATGGCGGTCAGTCCTGGTCACGAGTGCCTCTGAGCGACAAACTACCCGGTGCGCCAGAAACGATCGTAGCGACAGATGCTAAAACGGCAGAACTGGCAACGGATGTAGGAGCAATCTACCGGACAAAGGATGGCGGACGAACCTGGCAGGCAATGGTGCAGGATGCGGTCGGGGTTGTGCGAAGTATTGATCGATCGCCTGATGGAAAATATGTTGCCGTCTCAGCAAGAGGTAGCTTCTTTTCGACTTGGGAACCCGGACAAGATGGCTGGCAGCCTCATAACCGCAATAGCTCTCGTCGTTTACAGAACATGGGGTTTAGTCAAGATGGGCGGCTCTGGATGCTGGCTCGGGGGGGGCAGGTGCAGTTCAGCCAACCGGAGGCAACTGAGGATTGGTTAGACCCAATTCGCCCAGAATTTGCAACAAGCTGGGGGCTACTGGATCTGGCATACCGGACGCCGGAGGAGCTTTGGCTATCGGGTGGAAGCGGCAACTTGATGGTGAGCTACGACAACGGGCAGACCTGGCAGAAAGACCGAGCCGTTGAGGATGTGCCGTCCAATTTCTACAAAATTGTATTTCTCTCGCCGCAGCAAGGCTATGTCCTGGGTCAGCGCGGTACACTTTTACGGTACGAAGAACCCACTGAAGCCACCTAG
- the psbF gene encoding cytochrome b559 subunit beta has translation MTSNTPNQPVSYPIFTVRWLAVHTLAVPSVFFLGAIAAMQFIQR, from the coding sequence ATGACAAGCAATACTCCAAATCAACCTGTTTCTTATCCTATTTTTACTGTCCGCTGGTTGGCAGTTCACACGCTGGCAGTGCCCTCTGTCTTCTTCTTGGGCGCAATTGCAGCAATGCAGTTTATTCAACGGTAG
- a CDS encoding biotin transporter BioY: protein MKVTAPTQILWALIGLILTIGGTLLEAFITNPPWSWGQGIQPHSLGVTCQIGAVLLIGCLGGRRAAAVSQIAYLLLGLTWFNVFTQGGGFDYIHRPNFGYLLGFVPGAWVCGWLAFRLPIRLESLAFSCLVGLFTIHLTGAAYLLLVHALKWSNFAALPLGKTLLTYSLQPLPGQLAIVCAVAVLAFILRHLLFY from the coding sequence GTGAAAGTGACTGCTCCTACCCAAATTCTCTGGGCACTGATTGGTCTAATTTTGACGATCGGGGGGACGCTCCTAGAAGCCTTTATTACCAACCCTCCCTGGAGTTGGGGGCAAGGCATCCAGCCCCATTCGCTTGGAGTCACTTGCCAGATTGGCGCAGTTTTGCTGATTGGTTGCCTGGGTGGACGAAGAGCCGCAGCCGTTTCACAAATTGCTTATCTGCTGCTTGGTTTGACCTGGTTTAACGTTTTTACTCAAGGCGGCGGATTTGACTATATCCATCGCCCCAACTTTGGTTATTTACTTGGATTTGTTCCCGGAGCCTGGGTTTGTGGCTGGCTGGCATTTCGCTTGCCAATCCGGTTAGAATCTCTGGCGTTTAGCTGTTTGGTGGGGCTATTTACCATTCATCTGACCGGAGCCGCTTATCTCCTGCTGGTTCATGCCCTTAAATGGTCTAACTTTGCGGCATTGCCATTGGGCAAAACACTTCTAACCTACTCACTCCAGCCACTTCCTGGGCAGCTTGCAATTGTTTGTGCAGTGGCAGTTCTCGCTTTTATCTTGCGTCACCTTCTGTTTTACTAG
- the psaI gene encoding photosystem I reaction center subunit VIII → MAASFLPSIFVPLIGWVFPAVAMAFLFIYIEREDPSGI, encoded by the coding sequence ATGGCAGCTTCTTTCTTGCCTTCTATTTTTGTTCCGCTCATCGGATGGGTTTTCCCTGCGGTCGCTATGGCATTTTTGTTCATCTATATTGAGCGGGAAGACCCCAGCGGCATTTAA
- a CDS encoding tetratricopeptide repeat protein, with product MNDKLIDRLLEDLKNSDELTRQQATEELWRIWFNQKGAYGLEILGESQRLIEAGDVEEAEAVLMELIQDQPDFAEAWNRRAVLYYLQGEYRRSLADCQQAVKLNPIHFGALHGIGLCYAAMDDYVAAIQAFRRALELQPHALINQRLILECTARLS from the coding sequence ATGAATGATAAGCTAATCGATCGCCTTCTTGAAGACCTCAAAAATTCAGATGAACTGACCCGGCAGCAGGCAACTGAAGAACTCTGGCGCATCTGGTTTAACCAGAAGGGAGCCTATGGGCTAGAAATTTTAGGTGAAAGCCAGCGATTGATCGAGGCAGGTGATGTCGAAGAAGCTGAAGCGGTTTTGATGGAGTTAATTCAAGACCAGCCTGATTTTGCCGAAGCCTGGAATCGTCGCGCCGTGCTTTATTACCTGCAAGGAGAATACCGCCGATCGCTGGCAGACTGTCAGCAGGCAGTTAAACTCAACCCCATTCACTTTGGGGCACTTCACGGGATTGGCTTATGCTATGCAGCAATGGATGACTATGTTGCAGCAATTCAGGCATTCCGCCGTGCGCTGGAACTTCAACCCCATGCTTTGATTAATCAACGATTGATTCTGGAATGTACTGCCAGGTTGAGTTAG
- the gndA gene encoding NADP-dependent phosphogluconate dehydrogenase — MAQSFGLIGLAVMGENLALNVERNGFPVSVYNRTSSVTENFMKTRAQGKNFHAAYSLEDFVQSLERPRRILIMVKAGSPVDAVMNQLKPLLEEGDMIIDGGNSLYTDTERRVKEMESTGLRFIGMGVSGGEEGALNGPSLMPGGTEAAYREIEPIVTKIAAQVDDGPCVTYIGPGGSGHYVKMVHNGIEYGDMQLIAEAYDLLRNALGLDHTQLHEVFAEWNTTDELNSFLIEITADIFTKMDPDTGLPLVDVILDAAGQKGTGRWTVSSALELGVSIPTIIAAVNARIMSSIKQERVAASKELSGPMGKYDGDTKGFVNKIRDALYCSKICSYAQGMALLSKASQEFGYNLDLGETARIWKGGCIIRAGFLNKIKRAYDENPQLPNLLMAPEFRQTILDRQDAWREVLMTAAKLGIPVPAFSASLDYFDSYRLARLPQNLTQAQRDYFGAHTFERTDKPGTFHADWF, encoded by the coding sequence ATGGCACAAAGTTTTGGTCTGATCGGTCTAGCAGTCATGGGGGAAAACCTGGCTCTTAACGTCGAGCGCAATGGTTTCCCGGTTTCTGTTTATAACCGCACGTCTTCAGTGACTGAGAATTTCATGAAGACAAGGGCACAGGGAAAGAATTTTCATGCAGCCTACTCCCTGGAGGACTTCGTTCAATCCTTAGAACGCCCTCGTCGCATTTTGATCATGGTGAAAGCCGGGAGCCCGGTAGATGCCGTGATGAACCAGTTGAAGCCTCTGCTGGAAGAAGGCGACATGATCATTGACGGCGGCAACTCACTGTATACCGATACAGAACGCCGCGTGAAAGAGATGGAATCTACGGGGCTACGCTTCATCGGCATGGGAGTGAGCGGCGGCGAAGAAGGGGCATTGAATGGTCCTAGCCTCATGCCCGGCGGAACGGAGGCAGCTTATCGGGAGATCGAACCGATCGTCACTAAAATCGCAGCACAGGTTGATGATGGTCCCTGTGTTACCTACATTGGTCCCGGTGGCTCTGGACATTACGTCAAGATGGTTCACAACGGCATTGAGTATGGGGATATGCAGCTGATCGCAGAAGCATACGACTTGCTCAGAAATGCCCTGGGCTTAGATCACACCCAACTGCATGAAGTCTTTGCCGAGTGGAACACCACAGACGAACTCAACTCCTTCCTGATTGAAATTACAGCAGATATTTTCACTAAAATGGACCCCGATACCGGGCTGCCACTCGTTGATGTAATTTTGGATGCTGCTGGACAAAAGGGCACAGGTCGCTGGACTGTTTCAAGTGCGCTAGAACTGGGCGTCAGCATTCCCACAATTATCGCCGCAGTAAACGCCCGCATTATGTCTTCGATTAAGCAAGAGCGGGTAGCAGCTTCCAAAGAACTGAGCGGACCGATGGGCAAATATGACGGGGATACCAAGGGCTTTGTCAACAAAATTCGGGATGCCCTCTACTGCTCAAAAATTTGCTCCTACGCGCAAGGCATGGCGCTGCTCAGTAAAGCATCTCAGGAGTTTGGGTACAACCTGGACTTAGGTGAAACTGCCCGGATCTGGAAGGGAGGCTGTATTATCCGAGCGGGCTTCTTGAACAAGATCAAACGCGCCTACGATGAGAATCCTCAGTTGCCAAACCTGCTAATGGCTCCAGAATTTAGGCAGACGATCCTCGATCGCCAGGATGCTTGGCGGGAAGTGTTGATGACTGCCGCAAAACTGGGAATTCCGGTTCCTGCCTTTAGTGCTTCGCTCGACTACTTCGACAGCTACCGTCTGGCAAGACTGCCGCAAAACCTGACTCAAGCACAGCGTGACTACTTTGGAGCACATACCTTCGAGCGCACCGACAAACCCGGAACCTTCCACGCCGACTGGTTCTAG